A DNA window from Bdellovibrio sp. BCCA contains the following coding sequences:
- a CDS encoding prepilin-type N-terminal cleavage/methylation domain-containing protein — MKTSLTTTQKGFTLVEILVALGVFSFVVTGVMSFSAWIIRSVQTEASKSDRNVENLEMLKLFTQPVYFGALSKYPDNAQLKSCMTTDTVECDSSVEYSVNPFDLATNQPLGLASGSVDPTIKDQIFFKVHCPNNALKCDKADYFTVIVKTYFDQHGISFSSIEKQGVVVPEFNNVVTYVPDATLAPGRPINVLLFLDNSNSMAFAKDQIKDALDALINKISKMDVTLGIYTLSTSSYSKPSYYYYDSDGQQVFMTAPPKTPGFVYYELDTAIATYPSRYTNQDPSYLLTSLGSSYRTFEFLSTDSDTVRATKISAVKNLVEYLLANPGAGMDTPLCNLVRLLEAPGPFAPFNFDSMTPTAMFIISNEDDESNAKPSYQGGCQKSETIKWTIDPDYYHYWGKAQTYKMDVEANATMDGAPYHAAVPITYEVPYDATKPPGADCLTDANSKISQIETAFVNIYSGLAWTYKVGDGFTIKKCTVDNSTTIPISLRNLTPQDICQQIANGQKKMKASYVEGSCYENFQPGGSGATGGYISTTSFFSSTIDNVVDTTYAAIQKTLGLENLYYTAVVHPDATTCTITPGSQVGTRYMNLAKKPGVKSSVIPVCNTSYTGQMDKIVQWTETLGANDIQLTPSVAANMSGVEIVRSGVTIKLIANVDYQLSGTILIFKTGLLQPNDLVKVYLK; from the coding sequence ATGAAAACTTCTTTAACCACCACTCAAAAAGGTTTTACTCTTGTTGAAATCCTCGTCGCCCTGGGAGTTTTCAGTTTTGTCGTCACAGGAGTGATGTCTTTCTCGGCCTGGATTATTCGCTCTGTGCAAACAGAAGCCTCGAAGTCCGATCGAAACGTTGAAAATCTTGAAATGCTAAAACTCTTCACGCAGCCCGTTTATTTTGGCGCTTTAAGCAAGTACCCGGACAATGCGCAACTCAAGTCCTGCATGACAACGGACACCGTAGAGTGCGACAGCAGCGTAGAGTATTCTGTAAATCCTTTCGACTTAGCGACGAATCAACCGTTGGGCTTAGCCAGCGGTTCGGTAGATCCTACAATCAAAGATCAGATTTTCTTTAAAGTTCACTGCCCCAACAATGCATTGAAATGTGATAAAGCAGACTACTTCACGGTGATTGTGAAAACGTACTTCGATCAACACGGAATTAGTTTTTCTAGCATTGAAAAACAAGGTGTCGTGGTTCCCGAGTTTAACAATGTTGTGACCTATGTACCCGATGCGACTTTAGCACCGGGGCGTCCCATCAACGTCCTTTTGTTTTTGGATAACTCTAACAGTATGGCTTTTGCAAAAGATCAAATTAAGGATGCTTTGGATGCGCTTATAAATAAGATTTCTAAGATGGATGTCACTTTGGGGATTTATACGTTAAGCACGTCCTCATATTCAAAACCATCTTATTATTACTATGACAGCGATGGTCAGCAAGTCTTCATGACCGCGCCCCCTAAAACTCCTGGATTTGTTTACTACGAATTAGATACCGCCATAGCCACTTACCCATCCCGATACACAAATCAAGATCCGTCATATCTTCTCACCTCGCTCGGTTCTTCCTACAGGACCTTCGAATTCCTCTCAACAGATTCCGACACCGTTAGAGCCACCAAAATAAGTGCGGTAAAAAATCTCGTGGAATACTTGCTTGCTAATCCTGGCGCCGGAATGGACACGCCTTTATGTAATTTAGTTCGTCTATTAGAGGCTCCAGGCCCCTTCGCTCCGTTTAATTTTGACTCTATGACTCCCACGGCGATGTTCATTATTTCAAACGAAGACGATGAGTCCAATGCTAAGCCCAGCTACCAGGGCGGTTGCCAAAAATCTGAGACAATAAAATGGACAATAGATCCGGACTACTATCACTATTGGGGAAAAGCACAGACCTATAAAATGGACGTTGAAGCCAATGCCACTATGGACGGAGCTCCCTATCATGCAGCAGTGCCCATTACTTATGAAGTTCCTTACGACGCGACTAAACCCCCGGGCGCGGACTGTCTGACCGATGCAAACTCTAAGATCAGTCAAATTGAAACTGCCTTCGTTAATATTTATTCTGGTTTAGCATGGACATATAAAGTCGGTGACGGTTTCACAATCAAAAAATGCACCGTCGACAATTCCACTACAATACCTATCAGTTTGAGAAACCTGACCCCTCAGGATATCTGTCAGCAAATTGCCAACGGTCAGAAGAAGATGAAGGCCTCTTATGTCGAAGGCAGCTGCTACGAAAACTTTCAACCCGGAGGCTCGGGCGCCACTGGCGGCTACATTAGCACAACCTCATTCTTTTCATCAACAATAGACAATGTCGTTGACACGACTTACGCCGCCATTCAAAAAACTCTGGGCTTGGAAAATCTTTATTACACAGCGGTTGTCCATCCTGATGCCACGACTTGCACGATCACTCCGGGCTCTCAGGTTGGCACCCGCTACATGAATCTTGCAAAAAAACCAGGAGTGAAATCTTCCGTCATTCCGGTGTGTAATACGAGTTATACCGGACAAATGGATAAAATCGTTCAGTGGACCGAAACCCTTGGCGCTAACGATATTCAACTCACGCCTTCTGTGGCCGCCAATATGAGTGGCGTTGAAATCGTCCGATCAGGAGTGACCATAAAACTTATTGCCAATGTGGATTATCAACTTTCCGGAACAATTCTTATTTTCAAAACCGGGCTTCTTCAGCCTAATGATCTGGTAAAGGTGTATTTAAAGTAG
- a CDS encoding SpoIID/LytB domain-containing protein, producing the protein MKLIWASLCFIFVYVSFLSDARSASSEVVRVRLMSAPKKVQISGLALRFQNLNQPYKPVAIPRNAQAEVRLLEKEGKKVWALRVNNQDPEHLFSEKYLLIQGENLRVGAQALPSRVLLNMNANKNVDVVGVMPLEDYVVGVLASEMPLSWPLETLKAQAVAARSYALAVMEERKDKPYHLESSILDQVFRHVLAEDENDPLIKKAVQAVRETEGIKLYASNNKVLKAFFHSDCGGKTTTPQNVWNYGVNAGTTVDTSCPTNPRAHWKLSLSKEELSRRLHVENFSSLEFIKIPSENRIKAVRVAFNDAPSKLISANDFRQLLGFQDLRSSLFEMKKIGESFQFQGQGFGHGVGLCQWGSKALGQGGRNYKQILTHYYPLARLK; encoded by the coding sequence GTGAAACTGATTTGGGCCTCTTTGTGTTTCATCTTTGTGTATGTCAGTTTTCTTTCGGATGCTAGATCGGCATCTTCCGAGGTCGTCCGGGTGCGCTTGATGAGCGCACCTAAAAAAGTTCAGATCTCTGGCTTGGCTCTTCGTTTTCAAAATCTCAACCAACCTTATAAGCCTGTTGCTATCCCAAGAAACGCACAAGCTGAAGTTCGTTTGCTCGAAAAGGAAGGGAAAAAAGTTTGGGCCTTGCGCGTGAACAACCAAGATCCCGAACATCTTTTTTCTGAAAAATATTTGCTCATTCAAGGTGAAAACCTTCGCGTCGGAGCGCAGGCATTACCGTCGCGAGTTCTTCTCAACATGAACGCAAACAAGAATGTCGATGTTGTAGGTGTTATGCCTTTGGAAGATTACGTCGTCGGAGTTCTTGCCAGTGAAATGCCCTTGTCATGGCCGCTGGAAACTTTGAAAGCGCAAGCGGTAGCGGCAAGATCTTATGCTTTGGCTGTGATGGAGGAGCGTAAGGATAAACCCTATCACTTAGAAAGCAGCATTCTCGATCAAGTGTTTCGTCACGTGCTTGCGGAAGATGAAAATGATCCGCTCATCAAAAAAGCCGTTCAAGCGGTTCGTGAAACGGAAGGAATTAAGCTTTACGCTTCTAACAACAAAGTTCTTAAAGCCTTTTTCCATTCAGATTGCGGCGGCAAAACCACAACACCACAAAATGTCTGGAACTATGGCGTGAATGCGGGAACTACGGTGGACACTTCTTGTCCGACAAACCCTCGCGCTCATTGGAAATTGAGCCTTAGTAAAGAAGAGCTAAGTCGTCGTTTGCATGTCGAAAATTTTTCTTCCTTGGAGTTTATTAAAATTCCATCAGAAAACCGTATCAAAGCTGTGCGTGTGGCTTTCAACGATGCCCCATCGAAATTGATTTCGGCCAATGACTTTCGCCAACTGTTGGGATTTCAGGATTTGCGCAGTTCGCTTTTTGAAATGAAAAAAATCGGAGAGAGCTTTCAGTTTCAAGGACAAGGTTTCGGTCACGGCGTAGGACTTTGTCAGTGGGGCAGTAAAGCCTTGGGACAAGGTGGTCGCAATTATAAGCAAATCTTAACGCATTATTATCCTCTAGCTCGACTTAAGTAG
- a CDS encoding slipin family protein yields the protein MEFLIAIVVIGGIILSSMIKILNDWERGVVLRLGKAVGVRGPGLILLIPFVERMIKIDTRTVAMDVQPQDVITKDNVSMQVNAVVYFKVVSPLEAITKIEDYYFATSQLAQTTLRSVMGQYPLDDVLEHRDKINSALQGILDKHTEAWGIKVTMVEVKQIDLPKEMQRAMAREAEAERERRAKVISAEGEVQRAQKLQEASLTLAGSPSALQLAYMQTLTEIAGDKSNTIIFPLPLDIIKPLVEMQKKN from the coding sequence ATGGAATTTTTAATAGCGATAGTTGTTATTGGCGGGATCATCTTAAGTTCCATGATCAAAATTCTAAACGATTGGGAACGTGGTGTTGTTCTTCGTCTTGGTAAAGCCGTCGGCGTTCGAGGTCCCGGTTTGATTCTTCTTATTCCATTTGTTGAACGCATGATCAAAATCGACACGCGTACTGTGGCGATGGACGTGCAACCTCAAGACGTCATCACAAAAGACAACGTGAGTATGCAGGTGAATGCTGTTGTGTATTTCAAAGTGGTATCTCCTCTTGAGGCGATCACAAAAATTGAAGATTATTATTTCGCGACAAGCCAGTTGGCGCAAACGACTTTGCGTTCAGTGATGGGACAATACCCGCTTGATGATGTGCTCGAGCACCGTGATAAAATCAATTCGGCCCTTCAAGGTATTTTAGATAAGCACACGGAGGCGTGGGGTATTAAAGTCACGATGGTCGAAGTAAAACAAATCGATCTGCCAAAAGAAATGCAAAGAGCGATGGCGCGTGAAGCGGAAGCAGAGCGTGAACGTCGTGCAAAAGTCATCAGTGCCGAAGGGGAAGTGCAAAGAGCGCAAAAACTTCAAGAGGCGTCGCTGACTTTGGCGGGATCACCTTCTGCATTGCAGCTCGCTTACATGCAGACTTTGACGGAAATCGCTGGCGACAAATCCAATACGATCATTTTCCCTTTGCCGCTGGACATCATTAAGCCCCTAGTTGAGATGCAAAAGAAAAACTAG
- a CDS encoding NfeD family protein yields MKNLALFLCVLFLGTFKAQANCTVGVTINEAISASTTDYLERAEKRAKEKKCDSIYVRMNTPGGSLQSTRLIVERILASPIPYLCLITPSGGHAGSAGAIILQACHVNGGVVATNIGAATPILGTGEKTPEDLRKKLVNDTVSWMEGVTRLRGRSLKFSKEIVTEARALSVEDAVKEKALDILAGNEIDFLQKAQGRIVLVDEKKELAVKVGDLQEFTPDLRYKVLSFIADPEFAYLLFMGSLALLYVEITHPGMIAPGVIGGIGLLLSLVAFHKLDVAWGGLALILLGIAFLVLEIFLPSFGALGIGGLIAVFVGSLFLFDAQTTGYTLPLSLIISVVSVLGLFFLAVGYLAVKTIRHKSSDVDSDLTKVDGIVVTIEANGHRGQIQIMGETWKFVSEDSLKENDRVHVTARQGLTLNVKKVK; encoded by the coding sequence ATGAAAAACCTGGCTCTTTTTTTATGCGTCCTTTTTTTAGGAACTTTTAAAGCTCAGGCCAATTGCACGGTCGGTGTGACAATCAACGAAGCTATTTCTGCTTCGACAACGGACTATTTAGAACGCGCTGAAAAAAGAGCCAAAGAAAAAAAGTGCGACTCCATTTACGTGCGTATGAATACTCCCGGCGGGAGTTTACAAAGCACGCGTTTGATTGTGGAACGCATTTTAGCGTCTCCTATTCCTTATCTCTGTTTGATCACACCAAGCGGTGGTCACGCAGGCAGTGCAGGGGCTATTATTTTGCAAGCTTGTCACGTCAACGGTGGAGTTGTTGCTACAAACATCGGTGCAGCGACACCGATTTTAGGCACCGGAGAAAAGACACCTGAAGATCTGCGCAAAAAACTTGTCAACGACACGGTCAGCTGGATGGAAGGTGTGACGAGACTGCGCGGGCGAAGTTTGAAATTCTCAAAAGAGATTGTGACCGAAGCACGCGCTTTGAGTGTAGAAGACGCCGTTAAAGAAAAAGCCTTGGATATATTAGCGGGAAATGAAATTGATTTTCTGCAGAAGGCTCAGGGTCGGATTGTTTTGGTGGATGAGAAAAAAGAACTCGCCGTAAAAGTAGGTGATCTTCAAGAGTTCACGCCGGACTTGCGCTATAAAGTTCTCAGCTTCATCGCAGATCCCGAATTTGCGTATTTATTATTTATGGGAAGTTTGGCACTTCTTTATGTTGAAATCACCCATCCCGGAATGATCGCTCCAGGTGTGATTGGTGGTATTGGTTTGCTTCTTTCTTTGGTGGCTTTCCACAAACTAGATGTGGCGTGGGGAGGACTTGCGCTCATTCTTTTAGGAATTGCTTTTTTAGTTTTAGAAATTTTCCTGCCAAGTTTTGGAGCGCTCGGTATTGGAGGGTTGATCGCCGTGTTTGTCGGAAGTTTATTTTTGTTTGATGCGCAGACGACGGGATACACTCTTCCGCTCTCATTAATTATTTCTGTTGTCTCAGTGTTGGGTTTATTCTTCTTAGCGGTTGGATATCTCGCTGTGAAAACGATTCGTCACAAATCCAGTGATGTTGATTCGGATTTAACAAAGGTAGATGGCATTGTGGTTACAATCGAAGCCAACGGCCATCGTGGGCAGATTCAAATCATGGGAGAAACGTGGAAGTTTGTCTCTGAGGATTCATTAAAAGAAAATGATCGAGTGCATGTCACTGCAAGACAGGGACTCACATTGAATGTAAAAAAAGTAAAATAA
- a CDS encoding MFS transporter: MNESVWSPMKFSVYRSFWICAFLSNLGTWIQDVAAGWVMTHLNTSPLVISLLSFSSSLPILFLSIPAGYVADLGHRRNILLFAQGLMFFAAGLLAYLVWQEKVTELSLLGLSVVMGIGLALTNPAFQSVLTDLVPSHLQAQAVLVYYMGINITRVLGPTIGGGLLSGFGPGSAFFVNSISFLGLIIFFYRWPVHAAAGSAEAAAAPKIKLQPEDWIPLFSLHNLKLWIEIFLVTFCASSLWALYPTRGRVEMGLSSLQYGSLLGFFGLGACLSAILSDKIMLPHRTHKSLAGSYIIYALGVLILGFAPNYGFLCAAMFLAGTGWLVLATLMNMSSRQITGKSHLKATMLGVFLAVFYAGMALGSVTWGAIAKLSHSSMALLIAGILLMLIGFAKGLRAAF, translated from the coding sequence ATGAACGAATCCGTTTGGTCTCCAATGAAATTTTCTGTGTATAGGTCCTTCTGGATCTGTGCGTTTTTGTCAAATCTCGGAACCTGGATTCAAGACGTGGCTGCCGGATGGGTGATGACACATTTAAATACATCACCTCTTGTAATTTCTCTTCTTTCTTTTTCAAGCAGCTTGCCGATTTTATTTTTAAGTATTCCTGCAGGATACGTCGCGGACCTTGGTCATCGCAGAAATATTTTGCTCTTCGCTCAAGGTCTTATGTTTTTTGCCGCAGGTCTTTTAGCGTATTTAGTTTGGCAAGAAAAAGTCACGGAGCTAAGCCTTTTAGGATTGTCCGTTGTGATGGGTATTGGGCTCGCCTTAACAAATCCAGCATTTCAGTCGGTACTTACTGATTTAGTTCCTTCGCATCTGCAAGCGCAAGCCGTGCTCGTTTACTACATGGGTATCAACATCACACGCGTCTTAGGACCCACAATTGGTGGAGGTCTCTTAAGCGGTTTCGGTCCCGGTAGTGCCTTTTTTGTGAATAGCATTTCGTTTTTAGGTCTCATCATTTTTTTCTATCGCTGGCCAGTACACGCGGCAGCGGGCAGTGCTGAAGCAGCCGCAGCTCCAAAAATAAAACTCCAACCCGAAGATTGGATTCCACTTTTTTCTCTGCACAATTTAAAACTTTGGATCGAAATTTTTCTTGTCACGTTTTGTGCTTCTTCACTCTGGGCCTTGTATCCAACAAGAGGTCGCGTTGAGATGGGACTCAGCTCCCTGCAATACGGATCCCTCTTAGGTTTCTTTGGTTTGGGCGCGTGCCTCAGTGCAATTTTATCAGATAAAATCATGCTTCCGCATCGCACTCACAAATCTTTAGCGGGCTCTTACATCATCTATGCCTTGGGAGTTTTGATTTTAGGTTTTGCACCTAATTACGGATTCTTATGTGCCGCGATGTTCTTAGCTGGCACAGGGTGGTTGGTCCTGGCAACACTTATGAACATGAGTTCAAGACAGATCACCGGAAAATCCCATTTAAAAGCTACGATGCTGGGAGTATTCCTCGCAGTGTTTTATGCAGGAATGGCATTAGGTTCCGTCACGTGGGGAGCGATTGCAAAATTGAGCCACTCATCGATGGCTCTTCTTATTGCCGGAATTCTTTTAATGCTGATCGGTTTTGCGAAAGGCCTGCGTGCTGCCTTTTAA
- the murJ gene encoding murein biosynthesis integral membrane protein MurJ — protein sequence MKSHALLVGLGIFLSRIAGLVRERVFAHFFGNSDAGDAFKAALKIPNFLQNLFGEGVLSASFIPVYAQLLAKKHDEEAAKVASVIGSLLFVMTSLLVLVGVFATPFLIDLIAPGFQGEKRELTIKIVQILFPGTGFLVMSAWCLGILNSHRKFFLSYVAPVIWNVTIIATLAIWGSKQGQFELATTVSWGLVAGSFLQFAIQLPSALRLGKKIYPSLNTQISHVRTVVKNFVPVVISRGVVQISAYIDNMLASLLPTGAVSALAYAQTLYLLPVSLFGMSVSVAELPAMSQATGSEHEIKEYLQGRLNRGLEQIAFFIIPSVVGFLLLGNLIVGAVFQTGEFQEENTRYVWMVLAGSTVGLLASTLGRLYSSTFYSLKDTRTPLQFAIVRVIFTTLLGVLFAFYLPKALGFDSQWGTPGLTASAGLAGWIEFYFLRKALNKKIGKTGLSFKYQIKVWMIALISAGAGAAIVHYGMEKSVHIIWRAIVGLSIYGVLYFALGYAAKIEQAHSLLQKVLRRIK from the coding sequence GTGAAGAGTCATGCCCTTTTAGTGGGTTTGGGAATTTTCTTAAGTCGTATTGCGGGTCTTGTCCGTGAACGTGTTTTTGCTCACTTCTTTGGAAACTCCGACGCCGGGGATGCTTTTAAAGCGGCTCTTAAGATTCCCAACTTCTTGCAGAATCTTTTTGGTGAGGGAGTTCTTTCAGCAAGTTTTATTCCCGTCTATGCACAGCTCTTAGCAAAAAAACATGACGAAGAGGCGGCGAAGGTGGCTTCTGTTATCGGAAGTTTACTTTTCGTCATGACATCGCTTTTGGTTTTAGTCGGTGTTTTCGCCACACCATTTTTGATTGACTTGATTGCGCCGGGTTTCCAGGGAGAAAAAAGGGAATTGACGATCAAGATTGTGCAGATTCTTTTCCCAGGGACTGGCTTTCTTGTTATGTCCGCTTGGTGTTTGGGGATTCTAAATTCTCACAGGAAGTTTTTTCTTTCTTATGTGGCTCCGGTTATTTGGAACGTCACGATCATTGCAACTCTTGCAATCTGGGGCTCTAAGCAAGGGCAATTTGAATTAGCAACAACGGTTTCATGGGGTTTAGTTGCAGGAAGCTTTTTGCAATTTGCGATACAGCTTCCGTCAGCGCTTCGTCTTGGTAAAAAGATTTATCCGTCACTGAATACGCAAATCAGTCATGTGAGAACCGTCGTAAAAAATTTTGTTCCAGTTGTTATTTCTCGCGGTGTTGTGCAAATCAGCGCATACATCGACAACATGCTTGCGAGTCTTTTACCAACCGGTGCGGTCTCGGCGCTGGCTTATGCGCAGACTCTTTATTTATTGCCAGTAAGTCTTTTCGGAATGAGTGTTTCTGTTGCAGAGCTTCCGGCGATGTCGCAAGCGACAGGCTCTGAGCATGAAATCAAGGAATACCTACAGGGAAGACTCAATCGCGGTTTAGAGCAAATCGCTTTCTTTATCATTCCTTCTGTTGTGGGATTTTTGCTTTTAGGAAACCTAATTGTCGGTGCTGTTTTCCAAACAGGGGAGTTCCAAGAAGAAAACACACGCTACGTATGGATGGTCTTAGCGGGTTCTACAGTGGGTTTGTTGGCTTCAACATTAGGACGTCTGTACTCTTCCACGTTCTATTCGTTGAAAGACACAAGAACTCCGTTGCAATTCGCCATTGTGCGCGTGATTTTCACGACATTGTTGGGAGTTCTCTTTGCATTCTATCTTCCTAAGGCTTTGGGTTTTGATTCCCAATGGGGAACACCAGGGTTGACAGCATCGGCTGGGCTTGCCGGATGGATCGAGTTTTATTTCCTAAGAAAAGCCCTGAATAAAAAAATCGGAAAAACAGGTTTAAGCTTCAAATACCAAATCAAAGTTTGGATGATAGCACTTATCAGTGCGGGCGCCGGTGCCGCGATCGTTCACTACGGAATGGAAAAAAGTGTCCATATTATTTGGCGCGCGATTGTAGGTCTTTCCATCTACGGAGTTCTCTATTTCGCTCTAGGTTACGCAGCGAAAATTGAACAAGCGCACAGCCTTCTGCAAAAAGTCCTCCGCCGAATTAAATAA
- the uvrC gene encoding excinuclease ABC subunit UvrC, whose translation MASSKFDECREKVKEFPTQSGVYLMKNISDKIIYIGKAKNLRNRVRSYFTDNKDHSPKTRLLVSNICEVEYILTKTEVEAFLLEASLIKKHRPKYNIRLRDDKAYPYIRFSWSDEYPRLYLARKVKKDGSLYFGPYTSGFAVQATIRFLNRTFKIRDCGDAMFKTRTRPCMTYQIGRCTAPCVEYISKEDYREEVEGAKLFLKGQNKKVIKSITEKMMTAAEEEKFEVAARLRDSVQAIKAILEKQAVINDTSEKDQDAVGFYGDERGCLVETVHVRAGRVIGTRSHFLPHFDPNDAGEDPREWLVDFLNQYYEDNFIPDEVLLPLDIGNDLTKLMAEVLKERSGNKSVVRFATDERGRNLVEMANENSKSHFLKYVSKSEEKLRGLDEIKEKLHLPELPRRIECYDISTFQGAETVASQVVFEEGVPAKEHYRRYKIRTVKGIDDFASMYEVLSRRFKHREYDDPQLIVIDGGKGQLAQAIKILTEIGRNDIPVVGLAKARTESDFQKQEVESTEERFFLPGRANPVTFKHNAEALHILTGIRDEAHRFAITYHRKLREGTSLESELDYVVGLGEKRKKVLLTHFNSIDEIKTAVPEEIAQLKGFNRVLAERILLQLNEPDEEEAEVEE comes from the coding sequence ATGGCCTCAAGTAAGTTCGACGAATGCCGGGAGAAGGTCAAAGAATTCCCCACGCAGAGTGGGGTTTACCTTATGAAAAATATTTCCGATAAGATTATCTATATCGGAAAAGCGAAAAATCTGCGCAATCGTGTTCGAAGTTATTTCACAGACAATAAAGATCATTCACCGAAAACGCGTTTGCTCGTTTCGAATATCTGTGAAGTTGAATACATTCTGACAAAAACTGAAGTGGAAGCTTTCTTACTTGAAGCTTCGCTTATTAAGAAACATCGACCGAAGTACAACATTCGTCTCCGTGACGATAAAGCCTATCCATACATTCGTTTTTCGTGGAGTGACGAATATCCGCGTCTGTATTTAGCACGTAAGGTGAAAAAAGACGGCTCATTGTATTTTGGTCCGTACACTTCGGGCTTTGCCGTTCAGGCGACCATTCGTTTTCTGAATCGCACTTTTAAAATCCGCGACTGTGGCGATGCGATGTTTAAGACACGCACTCGTCCCTGTATGACTTATCAAATCGGTCGCTGTACGGCTCCGTGTGTAGAATATATTTCCAAAGAAGACTACCGCGAAGAGGTGGAAGGCGCGAAGCTTTTCTTGAAAGGCCAAAACAAGAAGGTCATCAAAAGTATCACGGAAAAAATGATGACGGCGGCAGAAGAAGAAAAATTCGAAGTCGCCGCTCGTCTGCGTGACTCTGTTCAGGCGATTAAAGCGATCTTAGAAAAACAAGCCGTGATCAATGACACTTCTGAAAAAGATCAAGATGCCGTGGGCTTTTATGGTGACGAGCGAGGATGTCTTGTTGAGACAGTCCACGTTCGTGCGGGTCGCGTGATCGGTACTAGATCGCATTTCTTACCTCACTTTGATCCTAATGATGCGGGTGAAGATCCACGGGAATGGTTGGTGGACTTCCTCAATCAATACTACGAAGACAACTTTATTCCTGATGAAGTGTTGTTACCGCTTGATATCGGCAATGATTTAACAAAATTGATGGCCGAGGTTTTAAAAGAACGCTCGGGCAATAAGTCCGTCGTGCGTTTTGCAACGGATGAGCGTGGTCGCAACTTAGTGGAAATGGCGAACGAAAACTCTAAGTCACATTTCTTGAAATACGTTTCTAAATCCGAAGAAAAACTTCGTGGTTTGGATGAGATTAAAGAGAAACTACATTTGCCAGAGCTTCCTCGTCGTATCGAGTGTTATGACATTTCAACATTCCAAGGTGCAGAGACGGTGGCGTCTCAGGTTGTCTTTGAAGAAGGTGTTCCGGCGAAAGAACACTATCGTCGTTATAAAATTAGAACTGTGAAGGGCATTGATGACTTTGCTTCCATGTATGAAGTTTTAAGTCGCCGCTTTAAGCATAGGGAATACGACGATCCACAATTGATTGTGATCGACGGTGGTAAGGGGCAGTTGGCTCAGGCTATTAAAATCCTCACGGAGATCGGACGAAATGACATTCCGGTGGTGGGTTTAGCCAAAGCTCGTACCGAAAGCGACTTCCAAAAACAAGAGGTGGAGTCCACAGAAGAAAGATTCTTCCTTCCAGGCCGGGCCAATCCGGTGACCTTTAAGCACAATGCCGAAGCGTTGCACATTTTGACCGGCATCCGCGATGAGGCCCATCGTTTTGCGATCACTTACCACCGTAAGCTACGTGAAGGAACCTCTTTAGAGAGTGAACTTGATTACGTGGTGGGTTTAGGTGAAAAAAGAAAGAAAGTTCTTTTGACTCATTTCAACTCTATTGATGAAATCAAGACGGCGGTACCCGAAGAAATTGCGCAACTTAAAGGCTTTAATAGGGTGCTGGCAGAGCGTATTCTGCTTCAATTAAATGAACCGGATGAAGAAGAAGCTGAGGTTGAAGAGTGA